The following are from one region of the Alicyclobacillus fastidiosus genome:
- a CDS encoding NAD-dependent succinate-semialdehyde dehydrogenase: MELETYRNFIGGQWTNGTAKAVFEVMNPATEEVIASVPNATSDDVRAAIDAAAAVQAKWADSLAAERATILRDAARLMRERAEHLAHTMTLEEGKPLAEARGEVNYAASFFDWFAEEAPRVYGDTIPSSSRDKRIVVLKQPVGITAAITPWNFPAAMITRKLGPALAAGCTMIVKPSELTPLSALEIARILEEVGLPQGVLSVVCGTEAKDLVKVIMDDFRVRKVSFTGSTEVGKILMRQAADTMKRVSLELGGHAPFIVFDDADLESAIQQAVLCKMRGMGETCVSANRFYVQRSVYDTFARQLAERMGQLSVGNGLQAGHAVGPLIERAGLAKVERHVADAVAKGAKVLVGGRRVGETGYFFEPTVLTDVDHSMLIAQEETFGPVAAVIPFDTEEEVIQQANSTPYGLASYFFTRDVSRVFRLAEKLEYGIIGANDGMPSTAQAPFGGIKSSGLGREGSMYGIQEYLDIKYLSLGGIQS; this comes from the coding sequence ATGGAACTGGAAACTTATCGAAATTTTATCGGCGGACAATGGACAAACGGCACGGCGAAAGCGGTGTTCGAAGTGATGAACCCTGCCACCGAGGAGGTGATTGCAAGCGTCCCCAATGCCACCAGTGACGACGTACGGGCAGCCATTGACGCTGCGGCAGCCGTACAAGCGAAGTGGGCTGATTCGCTCGCGGCTGAGCGGGCAACCATCCTCCGTGACGCCGCGCGCCTGATGAGGGAGCGCGCGGAGCATCTCGCGCACACGATGACGCTCGAGGAAGGGAAGCCACTCGCGGAAGCGCGTGGGGAGGTAAACTATGCCGCCTCGTTTTTTGATTGGTTTGCAGAGGAGGCGCCGCGCGTCTATGGCGACACCATTCCGTCCAGCTCGCGCGATAAGCGGATTGTCGTACTCAAGCAACCCGTCGGAATCACGGCGGCCATCACGCCGTGGAATTTCCCGGCGGCCATGATTACGAGAAAGCTGGGGCCAGCGCTGGCGGCCGGGTGCACGATGATCGTGAAGCCGTCAGAGCTCACCCCGCTATCCGCCCTCGAGATCGCGCGGATACTCGAGGAAGTGGGCCTGCCGCAAGGGGTTCTGTCGGTCGTGTGCGGAACCGAGGCAAAGGACCTCGTCAAGGTGATTATGGATGATTTTCGCGTGCGCAAGGTGTCGTTTACCGGATCGACGGAGGTTGGGAAAATCCTCATGCGACAGGCGGCGGACACGATGAAGCGCGTTTCGTTGGAACTTGGCGGGCACGCTCCCTTCATCGTGTTTGACGACGCCGACCTCGAGTCGGCCATTCAGCAGGCTGTCCTATGCAAAATGCGCGGTATGGGCGAGACCTGTGTGTCTGCCAATCGTTTCTACGTACAACGTTCGGTGTACGATACATTTGCTCGGCAATTGGCAGAGCGAATGGGACAGCTGAGCGTTGGCAACGGACTGCAGGCCGGCCACGCGGTCGGGCCGCTCATCGAACGAGCCGGATTGGCCAAGGTCGAACGGCACGTCGCCGATGCCGTGGCAAAAGGCGCGAAGGTGCTCGTCGGCGGACGCCGGGTCGGGGAGACAGGGTATTTCTTCGAGCCGACTGTGCTCACCGACGTCGATCACAGCATGCTCATCGCGCAGGAGGAGACGTTTGGCCCCGTCGCAGCGGTGATTCCGTTTGATACGGAAGAAGAAGTGATTCAACAGGCCAACAGTACCCCTTATGGTCTGGCGTCGTATTTCTTTACGCGGGATGTTTCAAGGGTGTTTCGCCTCGCGGAGAAATTGGAATACGGTATCATTGGGGCGAACGACGGCATGCCGTCGACGGCGCAGGCTCCATTTGGCGGGATCAAGTCCTCTGGCCTCGGCCGTGAGGGGAGCATGTATGGGATTCAAGAGTACCTTGACATCAAGTACCTCTCCCTTGGCGGCATTCAGAGTTGA
- a CDS encoding zinc-dependent alcohol dehydrogenase family protein: MKTRAAVLYEMGLPAPYEESKPLRIETLDLDAPGPGEVLVRIRAAGLCHSDLSVINGSRPRPMPMALGHEAAGEVVEVGPGVEDLRAGDHVVCAFVPSCGHCLPCQEGRPALCEPGAAANGAGTLLSGAHRLHLGGRQIQHHLGVSGFAEYAVIARNSLVKVDSDVPFDEVAIFGCAIMTGVGAVVNTAKVTVGSSVAVVGLGGVGLSALLGAKVAGARRIVAVDVNPAKLELASDLGATDTFDARDPDVVEKIRSLTNGGVEYAFETAGAVPAMNTAYAITRRGSMTVTTGLPDPSHLFSFPQVTLAAEERTIKGSYVGSCIPSRDIPRYIELYQQGRLPVDKLVTDRLPLERINWGFDRLAQGQASRLIVTL; this comes from the coding sequence ATGAAAACACGCGCAGCTGTACTCTATGAAATGGGGTTGCCGGCACCATACGAAGAGAGTAAGCCGCTAAGAATTGAGACACTCGATCTCGATGCACCAGGCCCCGGCGAAGTCCTCGTCCGCATCCGGGCGGCAGGTCTCTGTCACTCCGACCTGTCTGTGATCAACGGCAGCCGTCCGCGTCCGATGCCGATGGCCCTTGGTCATGAAGCAGCTGGTGAGGTCGTCGAGGTGGGGCCCGGCGTCGAGGACTTGCGAGCGGGGGACCATGTCGTGTGCGCCTTTGTCCCGAGCTGTGGCCACTGTCTGCCATGCCAGGAGGGGCGTCCGGCACTGTGTGAACCTGGCGCTGCCGCCAATGGAGCAGGCACGCTTCTGTCTGGTGCGCACCGGCTGCATCTCGGCGGACGCCAGATTCAACATCATCTAGGCGTCTCTGGTTTTGCTGAGTACGCGGTGATCGCGCGGAATTCGCTCGTGAAAGTCGATAGCGATGTGCCTTTTGACGAAGTGGCCATCTTTGGCTGTGCCATTATGACTGGTGTCGGTGCCGTGGTGAACACGGCGAAGGTTACCGTCGGCAGCAGTGTCGCCGTTGTCGGACTTGGCGGCGTTGGCCTGAGTGCATTGCTCGGCGCCAAGGTCGCAGGTGCACGTCGAATTGTCGCCGTCGACGTCAACCCGGCGAAACTGGAGTTGGCAAGCGACCTCGGAGCTACAGATACGTTCGACGCACGGGATCCCGACGTCGTGGAGAAGATTCGCTCGTTGACGAACGGGGGTGTCGAGTACGCGTTTGAAACAGCGGGTGCTGTTCCGGCGATGAATACGGCATATGCGATCACGCGCCGCGGATCTATGACGGTGACCACAGGGCTGCCGGACCCGAGTCATTTGTTTTCCTTCCCTCAGGTGACACTCGCGGCGGAGGAGCGCACCATCAAGGGATCGTACGTGGGCAGTTGCATTCCGTCGAGAGATATTCCGAGGTACATCGAGCTGTACCAGCAGGGGCGACTGCCCGTGGATAAACTGGTGACCGACCGCTTGCCGCTCGAGCGGATCAACTGGGGGTTCGACCGATTGGCACAAGGCCAAGCTTCGCGGCTCATCGTGACCCTGTAA
- a CDS encoding N-acyl homoserine lactonase family protein, which translates to MTNILKAHPKLYVMDNGRMSMDKNWMIAMHRPATVAAPNAPSEMVEFPIYTVLVDHPEGKILFDTSCNPNSMGPSGRWAEVTQSTFPWRASEECYLHHRLEQLKVRPEDIKFVIASHLHLDHAGCLEMFTNATVIVHEDEFHGALEVYARNQKSGAYIWGDIDAWIKNNLQWKTIRRDEDGVALAEGVTVLNFGSGHAWGMLGLQVSLPEYGNIILASDAIYTAESYGPPIKPPGIIYDSVGFGRTVERIRNLATQTNSEVWFGHDAQQFQSFRKSTEGYYE; encoded by the coding sequence GTGACGAATATCTTGAAAGCGCATCCAAAGTTGTACGTCATGGACAACGGCCGTATGAGCATGGATAAGAATTGGATGATTGCCATGCATCGCCCCGCAACTGTAGCCGCCCCGAACGCACCCTCGGAAATGGTCGAGTTCCCAATTTATACGGTGCTTGTCGACCACCCGGAGGGGAAAATCCTCTTTGACACATCCTGCAACCCCAACTCGATGGGGCCGTCTGGTCGCTGGGCGGAAGTGACGCAATCCACTTTCCCTTGGCGCGCAAGTGAGGAGTGCTATCTCCATCATCGCCTGGAGCAATTGAAGGTCCGCCCGGAAGACATCAAGTTTGTCATCGCATCGCACCTGCATCTCGATCACGCCGGATGTCTTGAAATGTTCACCAACGCGACCGTGATCGTGCACGAAGACGAGTTTCACGGCGCATTGGAAGTCTACGCGCGCAACCAAAAATCGGGGGCGTATATCTGGGGGGACATCGACGCCTGGATCAAGAACAATTTGCAGTGGAAGACCATTAGGCGAGACGAGGATGGCGTCGCTCTGGCAGAAGGCGTGACCGTATTGAACTTCGGCAGCGGCCACGCCTGGGGTATGCTCGGATTGCAAGTATCGCTGCCCGAGTACGGGAATATCATCTTGGCCTCCGACGCGATTTATACAGCGGAAAGTTACGGCCCTCCAATCAAACCGCCTGGCATCATTTACGATTCCGTCGGTTTTGGGCGCACGGTTGAGCGGATTCGCAACCTCGCGACGCAAACCAATTCCGAAGTTTGGTTCGGCCACGACGCACAGCAGTTTCAGTCCTTCCGCAAGTCGACGGAAGGCTACTACGAATGA
- a CDS encoding sigma 54-interacting transcriptional regulator, whose amino-acid sequence MDVHLHNELAEIIEWFPDGVYVVDGECRTLLVNSAYEELSGSKRADLIGRTMFDLTEDGFFNQSVSVLVLETKRPTSLMQTLKNGKEVIVTGNPVLDENGRVQLIVTSVRDITHLNRVTAELEKAIGLSELNKHQYHVALKRGPEVIAKSKQMQEIVDHVKQVAPFPTSVLISGPSGVGKEVIANCIHDFSQRSQKPFIKVNCAAIPDALLESELFGYEPGAFTGARRDGKAGLFELADGGTILLDEIGEMPLSIQVKLLRVLQDFQVLRVGGTRPRSVDVRVISATNQDLRKLVRNGRFREDLYYRLQVVEVSVPPLCERPEDTTALIQHYFDYYCTKYRVAKRLRQDTVSTLGQYPWPGNVRELKNLMENLVVSVPSLTIEPHHLPIHVQSRLDTKGARSLKQRLERFEHQIVMEALSQHGSFRKAAEALGVDHSTLVKKVKRWDESPPIT is encoded by the coding sequence ATGGATGTGCATCTGCACAACGAGCTAGCCGAGATCATCGAGTGGTTTCCTGACGGGGTATACGTCGTAGACGGCGAGTGTCGGACGCTCTTGGTCAACTCCGCATACGAGGAACTATCGGGGTCGAAACGGGCAGATTTAATTGGCAGGACCATGTTCGACCTGACAGAGGACGGTTTTTTTAACCAATCGGTCTCCGTGCTCGTGCTGGAAACCAAGCGACCGACGTCCTTGATGCAGACGTTGAAAAACGGAAAAGAAGTGATCGTCACTGGCAATCCTGTGTTAGACGAAAACGGACGCGTCCAGCTCATCGTCACCAGTGTCCGTGACATCACCCATCTCAACCGCGTCACGGCGGAGTTGGAAAAGGCAATCGGGTTGTCCGAGTTGAACAAGCATCAATACCACGTGGCGTTGAAGCGAGGGCCCGAGGTCATCGCGAAAAGCAAACAGATGCAAGAGATTGTGGACCACGTCAAGCAGGTTGCCCCTTTTCCCACAAGTGTGCTGATTTCTGGGCCCTCTGGCGTCGGCAAAGAGGTCATCGCAAACTGTATTCACGATTTTAGCCAACGCAGTCAAAAGCCGTTCATCAAGGTGAATTGCGCAGCTATTCCAGATGCATTGCTGGAGTCGGAGTTGTTTGGGTACGAGCCAGGGGCATTCACAGGCGCGCGCCGCGACGGAAAAGCGGGCCTGTTTGAGCTCGCGGACGGTGGGACGATTCTACTCGATGAAATCGGTGAGATGCCCCTCTCCATCCAGGTGAAATTATTGAGGGTCCTTCAAGATTTCCAAGTCCTGCGCGTGGGTGGCACGCGACCACGCTCGGTCGACGTACGCGTCATTTCCGCGACCAATCAAGACCTCCGTAAACTCGTCCGGAATGGACGATTTCGGGAAGATCTGTACTACCGCTTACAAGTGGTGGAAGTCTCGGTACCTCCTCTGTGCGAGCGGCCAGAGGACACAACCGCACTCATTCAACACTACTTTGACTACTACTGCACGAAATATCGCGTCGCGAAGCGACTGCGGCAGGACACGGTGAGCACGCTCGGTCAGTACCCGTGGCCAGGCAATGTCCGCGAGCTGAAAAACCTGATGGAAAATCTGGTTGTTTCGGTGCCGTCTCTCACCATCGAACCGCATCACCTGCCGATTCACGTCCAAAGTCGGCTAGATACGAAAGGCGCACGATCACTAAAACAGAGATTGGAGCGATTTGAACACCAGATCGTGATGGAGGCCCTCAGTCAACATGGCTCTTTTCGCAAGGCCGCAGAGGCATTAGGCGTCGATCACTCTACTTTGGTGAAAAAAGTAAAGCGCTGGGACGAGAGCCCACCCATCACATAA
- a CDS encoding transcriptional repressor — MMQTTTEEILQKLKRAGLKFTGKRRETVDFFVRHKDKYMSAKEIYEHLKEMYSNISYDTVYRTLATLLEHNVIEHMEFRDGAARYRLMCHEEHHHHLVCLGCGSTFAIDACPMADLSSQICNFQVTNHRFEIYGYCSKCQAAS, encoded by the coding sequence ATGATGCAGACCACCACAGAGGAAATCTTACAAAAACTCAAACGTGCCGGTCTGAAATTTACCGGTAAACGTCGGGAAACGGTCGATTTTTTCGTTCGACACAAGGATAAATATATGTCGGCAAAAGAAATCTACGAGCATCTGAAAGAGATGTATTCCAATATTAGCTACGATACGGTTTATCGCACATTAGCCACGTTGCTGGAACATAACGTGATCGAACATATGGAATTTCGGGATGGTGCCGCTCGTTATCGCCTGATGTGTCATGAAGAGCATCATCACCATTTGGTATGCCTCGGATGTGGTTCCACGTTTGCCATAGATGCATGCCCGATGGCAGATCTATCGAGTCAGATCTGTAATTTCCAGGTCACCAACCATCGTTTTGAAATTTATGGATACTGTTCGAAATGTCAAGCGGCTTCGTAA
- a CDS encoding acetyl-CoA hydrolase/transferase family protein — translation MLEHRIRHIGLRSRVVMAEEAQTWIRDGMTLGVSGFTKSGDAKAVLQALANRVEQSGERLGINVYSGASLGETDGILSAQHLIRRRLPYQSDGLMRKAINAGEIDYVDQHLSHTAEFLRGGSLGEIDLAIIEATAITEDGGIVPTTSVGNSPIFVQRAKHVIVEINLNIPEAFEGMHDIYQPLCRPHRQPIPITSVRDRIGRTSIPCDPEKIVAIVPSTLSDTPSSIVPADDDTLRMAGYILDFLGHEVRHGRLPEQLAPLQSGVGSVSNAVLGGLVNSPFKHLEIYTEVMQDAVFDLLDAGKVSFASASSLTLSEHKARRVTNDIERYRDRIMLRPQEISNHPEVVRRLGVIAMNTALEVDIYGNVNSTHVFGTHMMNGIGGSGDFARNAALTVFVTKSVAKGGSISSIVPFVTHVDHTEHDVDVLVTERGLADLRGLSPRQRARTIIDKLAHPDYRDALLDYFTRAQRRGGQTPHLLEEALSWHQRFRETGDMRKTKNLARVM, via the coding sequence ATGTTGGAACATCGAATTCGACATATTGGGTTGCGATCACGCGTTGTGATGGCCGAGGAAGCACAAACGTGGATTCGTGATGGGATGACGCTCGGAGTCAGCGGATTTACAAAATCAGGGGATGCCAAGGCCGTACTTCAAGCTCTGGCAAATCGCGTCGAGCAAAGCGGTGAACGGCTGGGGATTAATGTCTACTCAGGGGCGTCCCTCGGTGAGACGGACGGAATACTGAGCGCCCAGCACCTGATTCGCCGGCGTTTGCCCTATCAGTCGGACGGTCTCATGCGGAAGGCGATCAATGCCGGCGAGATCGATTACGTCGATCAACACTTAAGCCACACCGCAGAGTTTCTGCGCGGCGGAAGTCTCGGGGAAATCGATTTAGCGATCATTGAAGCGACTGCGATTACAGAAGACGGCGGTATCGTCCCGACGACATCGGTCGGGAATAGTCCGATCTTCGTGCAGCGGGCGAAACACGTGATCGTCGAAATCAACCTGAATATCCCGGAAGCGTTCGAAGGCATGCACGACATCTATCAGCCTCTGTGCCGTCCCCATCGGCAGCCCATCCCGATAACCTCGGTACGCGATCGCATCGGACGAACGTCGATCCCGTGTGATCCAGAGAAAATCGTGGCCATTGTCCCTTCGACGCTGTCAGACACGCCGTCCAGCATTGTTCCGGCAGACGACGACACGTTGCGCATGGCTGGCTACATTTTGGATTTCCTCGGGCACGAGGTGCGTCATGGTCGGCTGCCAGAGCAGCTTGCACCGCTTCAAAGCGGCGTCGGTTCCGTGTCGAATGCGGTTCTTGGCGGACTGGTCAACTCTCCGTTTAAGCATCTGGAAATTTATACGGAAGTGATGCAAGACGCTGTGTTTGACTTGCTTGACGCTGGGAAAGTGTCGTTTGCATCTGCTTCGTCGTTGACTTTGTCGGAGCACAAGGCGCGGCGAGTGACGAACGACATCGAGCGCTATCGCGATAGGATCATGTTACGGCCTCAGGAAATATCCAACCATCCCGAGGTCGTTCGCAGGCTCGGGGTCATCGCGATGAATACGGCCCTCGAGGTGGATATATACGGAAACGTCAATTCCACGCATGTATTCGGGACGCATATGATGAACGGCATCGGGGGCTCCGGGGATTTTGCGAGAAACGCGGCACTGACTGTGTTTGTGACCAAATCGGTGGCCAAAGGCGGGAGCATCTCCAGCATTGTACCGTTTGTCACGCACGTCGATCACACCGAGCACGATGTAGACGTACTCGTGACAGAGCGAGGGCTTGCCGACCTGCGCGGGCTCTCACCGCGCCAGCGCGCGCGCACCATCATCGATAAATTGGCACATCCAGACTATCGAGATGCTCTTCTCGATTACTTTACGAGAGCACAGCGCCGCGGTGGACAGACTCCACATTTGCTCGAAGAGGCCTTGTCTTGGCACCAACGTTTTCGGGAAACTGGAGATATGAGGAAAACGAAAAATCTCGCGCGGGTGATGTGA
- a CDS encoding LytTR family DNA-binding domain-containing protein has translation MTDLSIFAQLSQVLTDWVPEAASIAIADRERYVVYRPGTHDLRIEPGELVRKGSVAEQVFRQQGRVELDVDSSLFGVPYHGLGYPLRTQAGVESALTVILPPGQPTQMQSLTFVMGQAGAMWRPIPLQDIAYLESYQKKTWVHTKDGVLTTDHTLQSLEKRLPSAYFIRIHRAFIINISWIDFIERDDRSSLVITLKDGAGTRLTVSQTYVRQVRRSLGF, from the coding sequence GTGACGGATCTATCTATTTTTGCACAGCTTTCGCAAGTGTTGACCGACTGGGTTCCCGAAGCGGCCTCCATCGCCATCGCGGACAGAGAGAGGTACGTAGTATATCGTCCAGGGACTCACGATCTCCGCATCGAGCCAGGGGAATTGGTGCGTAAGGGAAGTGTCGCAGAGCAGGTGTTTCGACAACAGGGACGCGTCGAATTGGACGTGGATTCCTCCCTGTTCGGCGTACCGTACCACGGATTGGGTTATCCGCTTCGGACGCAAGCAGGTGTGGAGTCTGCGTTGACGGTGATCTTGCCCCCTGGCCAGCCGACGCAAATGCAATCGCTCACCTTTGTGATGGGTCAAGCAGGGGCCATGTGGAGGCCTATTCCCCTTCAAGATATCGCCTATCTTGAAAGCTACCAAAAGAAGACATGGGTGCACACGAAGGACGGTGTACTTACGACAGACCACACGCTTCAATCGCTCGAGAAGCGCTTGCCTAGCGCTTACTTCATCCGCATTCACCGCGCTTTTATCATCAACATTTCCTGGATTGATTTCATCGAGCGGGACGACCGGTCCAGTCTCGTCATCACCTTAAAAGATGGAGCGGGAACCCGCCTGACCGTATCGCAGACGTACGTGAGACAGGTGCGGCGATCTCTTGGTTTCTGA
- a CDS encoding bifunctional 4-hydroxy-2-oxoglutarate aldolase/2-dehydro-3-deoxy-phosphogluconate aldolase has translation MSDVITSRLQETGVVAIIRGIDTGAIHPLVQALYDGGIRLVEVTLNTEGALEAITSVLARFGDSMSVGAGTVLDEQAAVAAKAHGAQFFVTPNVDERVIQVGVEANIPVMAGALTPTEIYRAYRAGAKFVKVFPAGTMGARYIKEVRGPLANVPLMAVGGVTLENAGEFFAAGVVALGLGGSLIDKAAVERGDFDAIRETARSFVELYRTHSV, from the coding sequence GTGAGTGACGTCATTACATCGCGACTTCAAGAAACGGGCGTTGTAGCGATCATCCGCGGGATCGACACGGGCGCAATTCATCCATTAGTGCAAGCGCTCTACGACGGGGGAATTCGCCTCGTCGAAGTGACGCTCAACACAGAGGGGGCACTCGAGGCCATCACGTCCGTTTTAGCTAGGTTCGGAGATTCGATGAGCGTCGGGGCTGGCACCGTGCTCGACGAGCAGGCGGCCGTGGCGGCGAAAGCGCACGGTGCCCAGTTTTTCGTGACGCCAAACGTAGACGAGCGCGTCATCCAGGTCGGGGTCGAGGCGAATATTCCCGTCATGGCAGGAGCGCTTACCCCGACGGAGATCTATCGAGCGTACAGGGCTGGTGCAAAATTTGTGAAAGTTTTCCCGGCTGGTACAATGGGGGCAAGATACATCAAAGAAGTTCGCGGTCCACTGGCGAATGTACCGTTGATGGCCGTTGGTGGAGTGACACTGGAGAACGCCGGGGAGTTCTTTGCTGCAGGTGTGGTCGCGTTGGGACTGGGCGGCAGTTTGATTGACAAGGCTGCCGTCGAGCGTGGGGATTTCGACGCCATCCGCGAGACGGCCCGTTCTTTTGTCGAGTTGTATCGCACTCACAGCGTGTAA
- a CDS encoding MFS transporter, with protein MKTKFRLPRAAKASWGMLVLTWLLWMMNANDREIMYRVQPEIVKEWHLSPAAWSAMISGVFLAYALIALPAGILSDRIGRGWRRKIGQVWYMVVFTTVSIFIGIRSTSMHWWQFILWRVLGLGAAGGAEATNVAQCAEYWSPEDRGFALGLHHTGYPVGALLGGAASAWILAAFGGENWRYIFLITPLIGYLLAVALWMFANERTYGEVNEFARANGLTAPEDEAPVKMAVSEQWALTKQALSNRNVLLTVFGAALINFAQTMGLWFLSPYLAFVMGKSPAYAAIIGVVPYITGWLGQLVWGYVSDYLGRKKTLVILAIWYAVSILLLTQIHTVGMMWVVLLFWGLGLNAVFPVQYAMMADHAPKAAGSAMGFLLMLVFLGSVPAAPLEGWLIQAAGGWSTSSGYIVGFVVAAAAAVAAMLLQLFTKDASKVIKRERTAANDVSA; from the coding sequence GTGAAAACAAAATTTCGGCTGCCAAGAGCGGCTAAAGCGAGCTGGGGAATGCTCGTACTGACGTGGTTGCTTTGGATGATGAATGCAAATGACCGGGAGATTATGTACCGCGTACAACCGGAGATCGTTAAGGAGTGGCACCTCTCACCAGCGGCTTGGAGCGCGATGATCTCGGGCGTTTTCCTCGCATACGCGTTAATTGCTCTGCCAGCTGGCATCTTGTCGGATCGAATCGGCCGTGGCTGGAGGCGGAAAATCGGCCAGGTCTGGTACATGGTGGTCTTTACGACGGTCTCCATTTTCATCGGAATTCGCTCGACGAGCATGCATTGGTGGCAGTTTATCCTCTGGCGCGTCTTGGGCCTTGGTGCTGCTGGCGGCGCAGAGGCGACAAACGTCGCTCAATGTGCGGAGTACTGGTCACCGGAGGATCGCGGATTCGCATTGGGACTGCACCATACAGGATATCCTGTGGGAGCACTTCTGGGCGGTGCGGCTTCAGCCTGGATTTTAGCTGCATTTGGCGGTGAGAACTGGCGCTACATTTTTCTCATCACACCTCTCATTGGCTATCTCCTCGCTGTCGCGCTCTGGATGTTTGCGAATGAGCGGACGTATGGTGAAGTGAACGAATTCGCCAGAGCGAACGGGTTGACGGCTCCGGAGGACGAGGCACCTGTGAAGATGGCCGTTTCAGAACAGTGGGCCTTGACAAAGCAGGCTTTGTCCAATCGGAACGTTTTACTCACGGTATTCGGCGCCGCGCTGATCAACTTTGCGCAAACGATGGGACTCTGGTTCCTATCCCCGTATTTGGCGTTTGTCATGGGGAAAAGTCCCGCTTATGCCGCAATCATCGGCGTCGTTCCCTACATTACCGGTTGGCTCGGACAGTTGGTCTGGGGTTACGTCTCCGACTATTTGGGTCGAAAGAAAACGCTTGTGATTCTCGCGATTTGGTACGCGGTATCGATTCTCTTACTGACGCAGATCCACACGGTCGGCATGATGTGGGTGGTTCTTCTGTTCTGGGGACTAGGATTGAATGCAGTGTTCCCGGTTCAGTACGCGATGATGGCGGACCACGCGCCGAAGGCCGCCGGCTCTGCGATGGGATTTCTATTGATGCTCGTTTTTCTTGGAAGCGTACCTGCTGCACCGCTCGAAGGCTGGCTCATCCAGGCTGCTGGCGGTTGGAGTACATCGAGCGGCTACATTGTTGGATTCGTCGTGGCCGCGGCCGCTGCAGTGGCTGCCATGCTGCTTCAACTGTTTACGAAGGACGCATCTAAAGTCATCAAGCGTGAACGCACAGCTGCCAACGACGTGAGTGCATAA
- a CDS encoding MBL fold metallo-hydrolase produces MSNVYRQGTPLLREIESTVVPSGAVALWNLGQAGVLIKGAGSGGANVPTIAVDPYLTRSIEVNDPATEFVREYDPPLEPEDLSLVDVVLLTHHHDDHMDLATISQLHRASPSTRFVVPAPHAHLLLACGVREEALVLARADEPIRVGEVDVVPVAAAHTAYETDAAGDHLYLGYVIGVGGVCIYHSGDTVITDDLVQTMRGIRPQIALLPINGGDYARTKRGIVGNMTAREAIDFAVDIGVDLVMPNHYDMFPNNRDNPSHLIDYLFHEHRELKFHMSAVGERFVYFP; encoded by the coding sequence ATGTCGAACGTGTATCGACAGGGTACTCCGTTGCTTAGAGAGATTGAAAGCACTGTGGTCCCTTCTGGTGCAGTCGCGCTTTGGAACCTTGGGCAGGCTGGTGTGTTGATCAAGGGAGCGGGAAGCGGTGGGGCGAACGTCCCCACCATCGCTGTCGATCCGTATCTGACGAGATCGATTGAAGTCAACGACCCGGCCACCGAGTTTGTTCGAGAGTACGATCCGCCACTCGAGCCGGAGGATTTGTCGCTGGTCGACGTAGTTCTTCTGACCCACCATCACGACGATCACATGGACCTAGCGACGATTTCGCAGCTTCACCGCGCTTCGCCGTCCACTCGATTTGTGGTCCCGGCTCCGCATGCGCATCTTTTGCTGGCGTGTGGGGTTCGTGAGGAAGCTCTCGTGTTGGCGCGCGCCGACGAGCCAATTCGCGTCGGCGAGGTGGACGTTGTGCCTGTGGCGGCGGCGCATACGGCCTATGAGACCGATGCAGCGGGGGACCACTTGTATTTGGGATATGTCATAGGCGTCGGAGGCGTCTGTATCTACCACAGCGGCGACACAGTCATCACGGACGATCTCGTTCAAACCATGCGCGGGATCCGCCCCCAAATCGCGCTTTTGCCGATCAACGGCGGCGATTACGCTCGTACCAAACGTGGGATTGTGGGCAATATGACGGCGCGTGAGGCGATCGATTTCGCGGTCGACATTGGGGTCGATTTAGTGATGCCTAACCATTACGACATGTTCCCGAACAATCGCGATAATCCTTCGCATCTGATCGATTACTTGTTCCACGAGCACCGCGAGCTGAAGTTTCATATGTCCGCCGTCGGTGAACGATTCGTGTACTTTCCCTGA